Proteins encoded by one window of Panicum virgatum strain AP13 chromosome 7N, P.virgatum_v5, whole genome shotgun sequence:
- the LOC120683072 gene encoding WUSCHEL-related homeobox 4-like codes for MRLHHFLAVAYLDKAASPSPSSSPPSISSPSLTLSSSAAIPLGALQCLRPLAPKISFPEPRKMVVLPELARVRNAARLLHCTVPASGTTRWNPSPEQIKVLEMLYRGGMRTPNSFQIEQITEELGKYGRIEGKNVFYWFQNHKARERQKQKRAALLTLSTTTTSSSLPAAETKDGLGKKEEASSEDASSRKRRRCRTWGDVHGEDVTTTTTTTTEVVADCTDDVTLELFPLRPQGKAN; via the exons ATGAGGCTTCACCATTTCCTTGCTGTGGCTTACTTGGACAAagcggcctcgccgtcgccgtcgtcgtctccaCCGTCCATCTCATCCCCGTCTCTcactctcagctcatctgctGCCATCCCCTTGGGCGCCCTCCAATGCTTGCGCCCGCTCGCGCCCAAGATCTCGTTCCCTGAGCCGAGGAAGATGGTCGTCCTGCCCGAGCTCGCTCGCGTCAGAAATGCTGCGAGGCTGCTCCACTGCACG GTGCCGGCGTCTGGCACGACGCGATGGAACCCGTCGCCGGAACAGATAAAGGTGCTGGAGATGCTGTACCGCGGCGGGATGCGCACGCCCAACTCATTCCAGATCGAGCAGATCACGGAGGAGCTCGGCAAGTACGGCCGGATCGAGGGCAAGAACGTCTTCTACTGGTTCCAGAACCACAAGGCCCGCGAGCGGCAGAAGCAGAAGCGCGCCGCCCTGCTCACCCTCAGCACCACCACTACTTCATCATCTCTACCTGCAGCTGAAACCAAA GATGGATTGGGGAAGAAGGAGGAAGCGTCGTCTGAAGATGCATCGAGCCGCAAGCGGAGGAGGTGCAGGACCTGGGGTGACGTTCATGGCGAAGATgtcacgacgacgacgacgacgacgacggaggTAGTAGCCGACTGCACCGACGATGTGACCCTGGAACTCTTCCCGTTGCGTCCTCAGGGGAAAGCTAATTAA
- the LOC120681488 gene encoding uncharacterized protein LOC120681488 isoform X1, with the protein MALRNTEYVHAGRLPPIFLDVSGSIRGGSITDGCSQPGERATYSEPNLPEDIWSLIHSLMSLRDSARSACVSSTFLRSWRCHPMLIFNEETLGLKQKEGQKSDIAKAFTRRVDQILRNHSGAGVKILKLLIRDYYKINTCHLNRWLENAITPGIEEVALMLSAKHRAKYEFPCSILLDGRGNSIRYLRLSCCTVRPPFGFDCLRSLTKLHLSQVCITGDELGCLVSNSFALDELELKYCNELICLKIPFCLEQFSCLRVFECSMLQVMESTAPNLSTVDFMGEPVQLILGESSRVKNLKVEYSYEPNAVNYAITKLPSIVPHLETLTVYSTCERVNAPMVANKFLHLKDLDIYIGDDDDDEDVAIVYDYLSLISFLDACPALESFAMRVDQDDMKPDSVFWDASHIRQIPRQRHDKLQKVQVNGFRSAKSLFELTCHIIENATSLEILTLDCICIYGEENTVRCSASESGKCMPRSKVLEAHKALSIIKKYIVGRIPSAVKLNVGEPCSRCHAIDVELL; encoded by the exons GTGGATCGATTACTGATGGTTGTTCTCAGCCTGGTGAAAGGGCGACATATTCAGAGCCAAATCTTCCTGAG GACATCTGGTCCCTTATCCATTCCTTAATGTCATTGCGTGATTCTGCCCGTTCAGCCTGTGTATCTAGCAC ATTTCTACGTTCTTGGAGATGCCACCCCATGCTCATTTTTAATGAGGAAACGCTAGGTTTGAAACAAAAGGAAGGCCAAAAGAGTGATATAGCAAAGGCTTTCACTAGAAGAGTTGACCAGATTCTAAGAAATCACTCAGGTGCCGGTGTGAAAATACTCAAACTTTTAATACGTGATTATTACAAGATCAATACTTGCCATCTCAATAGGTGGCTCGAAAACGCCATCACACCTGGTATTGAAGAAGTTGCCCTTATGCTATCTGCAAAACATAGAGCGAAGTACGAGTTCCCGTGCTCCATTTTACTTGATGGGCGTGGAAACTCTATTCGTTATCTTCGCCTCTCCTGTTGTACTGTGCGGCCGCCATTTGGATTTGATTGCTTGAGAAGCCTGACAAAGCTGCATCTATCTCAAGTGTGTATCACTGGGGATGAGTTAGGGTGTCTTGTTTCTAATTCTTTTGCTTTGGATGAGTTGGAACTAAAGTATTGCAACGAGCTAATCTGCCTGAAGATACCATTCTGTCTTGAACAGTTCAGCTGTCTGAGAGTATTTGAATGCAGCATGCTGCAGGTGATGGAGAGCACAGCTCCAAACCTCTCCACCGTTGACTTCATGGGTGAACCAGTACAGCTCATACTTGGAGAATCATCACGAGTAAAGAATCTGAAGGTGGAGTATTCATATGAGCCCAATGCTGTGAATTATGCCATTACCAAGCTTCCTTCCATTGTGCCACACCTTGAAACCCTTACTGTATACTCAACTTGTGAG AGGGTTAATGCACCGATGGTAGCTAACAAATTCCTCCACCTGAAGGACTTGGATATTTatattggtgatgatgatgacgatgaggaTGTTGCTATTGTCTATGATTATTTGTCCTTAATTTCATTTTTGGATGCTTGTCCTGCCTTAGAGAGTTTCGCCATGCGC GTGGATCAGGATGACATGAAGCCTGATTCCGTTTTTTGGGATGCCTCACATATAAGGCAGATTCCTAGACAGAGGCATGACAAGCTCCAGAAGGTGCAGGTGAATGGCTTCCGCTCAGCAAAAAGCTTGTTTGAGCTAACATGCCATATCATCGAGAATGCAACATCACTTGAAATTCTTACGCTGGACTGCATATGCATATATGGTGAGGAGAATACTGTTAGATGTTCTGCTAGCGAATCTGGTAAATGCATGCCCAGAAGTAAGGTATTGGAAGCACATAAAGCACTTAGCATCATCAAAAAATACATCGTGGGAAGAATCCCCTCCGCAGTTAAGTTAAATGTTGGGGAGCCTTGTAGCAGATGCCATGCTATAGATGTCGAGCTATTGTAA
- the LOC120681488 gene encoding uncharacterized protein LOC120681488 isoform X2 has product MGMLSLNRLMIREERRRRRRIQTRSGSITDGCSQPGERATYSEPNLPEDIWSLIHSLMSLRDSARSACVSSTFLRSWRCHPMLIFNEETLGLKQKEGQKSDIAKAFTRRVDQILRNHSGAGVKILKLLIRDYYKINTCHLNRWLENAITPGIEEVALMLSAKHRAKYEFPCSILLDGRGNSIRYLRLSCCTVRPPFGFDCLRSLTKLHLSQVCITGDELGCLVSNSFALDELELKYCNELICLKIPFCLEQFSCLRVFECSMLQVMESTAPNLSTVDFMGEPVQLILGESSRVKNLKVEYSYEPNAVNYAITKLPSIVPHLETLTVYSTCERVNAPMVANKFLHLKDLDIYIGDDDDDEDVAIVYDYLSLISFLDACPALESFAMRVDQDDMKPDSVFWDASHIRQIPRQRHDKLQKVQVNGFRSAKSLFELTCHIIENATSLEILTLDCICIYGEENTVRCSASESGKCMPRSKVLEAHKALSIIKKYIVGRIPSAVKLNVGEPCSRCHAIDVELL; this is encoded by the exons ATGGGGATGCTGTCGCTAAATCGCCTCATGATCAGGGaggagcggaggcggcgccggcgaatcCAAACCCGCA GTGGATCGATTACTGATGGTTGTTCTCAGCCTGGTGAAAGGGCGACATATTCAGAGCCAAATCTTCCTGAG GACATCTGGTCCCTTATCCATTCCTTAATGTCATTGCGTGATTCTGCCCGTTCAGCCTGTGTATCTAGCAC ATTTCTACGTTCTTGGAGATGCCACCCCATGCTCATTTTTAATGAGGAAACGCTAGGTTTGAAACAAAAGGAAGGCCAAAAGAGTGATATAGCAAAGGCTTTCACTAGAAGAGTTGACCAGATTCTAAGAAATCACTCAGGTGCCGGTGTGAAAATACTCAAACTTTTAATACGTGATTATTACAAGATCAATACTTGCCATCTCAATAGGTGGCTCGAAAACGCCATCACACCTGGTATTGAAGAAGTTGCCCTTATGCTATCTGCAAAACATAGAGCGAAGTACGAGTTCCCGTGCTCCATTTTACTTGATGGGCGTGGAAACTCTATTCGTTATCTTCGCCTCTCCTGTTGTACTGTGCGGCCGCCATTTGGATTTGATTGCTTGAGAAGCCTGACAAAGCTGCATCTATCTCAAGTGTGTATCACTGGGGATGAGTTAGGGTGTCTTGTTTCTAATTCTTTTGCTTTGGATGAGTTGGAACTAAAGTATTGCAACGAGCTAATCTGCCTGAAGATACCATTCTGTCTTGAACAGTTCAGCTGTCTGAGAGTATTTGAATGCAGCATGCTGCAGGTGATGGAGAGCACAGCTCCAAACCTCTCCACCGTTGACTTCATGGGTGAACCAGTACAGCTCATACTTGGAGAATCATCACGAGTAAAGAATCTGAAGGTGGAGTATTCATATGAGCCCAATGCTGTGAATTATGCCATTACCAAGCTTCCTTCCATTGTGCCACACCTTGAAACCCTTACTGTATACTCAACTTGTGAG AGGGTTAATGCACCGATGGTAGCTAACAAATTCCTCCACCTGAAGGACTTGGATATTTatattggtgatgatgatgacgatgaggaTGTTGCTATTGTCTATGATTATTTGTCCTTAATTTCATTTTTGGATGCTTGTCCTGCCTTAGAGAGTTTCGCCATGCGC GTGGATCAGGATGACATGAAGCCTGATTCCGTTTTTTGGGATGCCTCACATATAAGGCAGATTCCTAGACAGAGGCATGACAAGCTCCAGAAGGTGCAGGTGAATGGCTTCCGCTCAGCAAAAAGCTTGTTTGAGCTAACATGCCATATCATCGAGAATGCAACATCACTTGAAATTCTTACGCTGGACTGCATATGCATATATGGTGAGGAGAATACTGTTAGATGTTCTGCTAGCGAATCTGGTAAATGCATGCCCAGAAGTAAGGTATTGGAAGCACATAAAGCACTTAGCATCATCAAAAAATACATCGTGGGAAGAATCCCCTCCGCAGTTAAGTTAAATGTTGGGGAGCCTTGTAGCAGATGCCATGCTATAGATGTCGAGCTATTGTAA
- the LOC120681488 gene encoding uncharacterized protein LOC120681488 isoform X3 has product MSLRDSARSACVSSTFLRSWRCHPMLIFNEETLGLKQKEGQKSDIAKAFTRRVDQILRNHSGAGVKILKLLIRDYYKINTCHLNRWLENAITPGIEEVALMLSAKHRAKYEFPCSILLDGRGNSIRYLRLSCCTVRPPFGFDCLRSLTKLHLSQVCITGDELGCLVSNSFALDELELKYCNELICLKIPFCLEQFSCLRVFECSMLQVMESTAPNLSTVDFMGEPVQLILGESSRVKNLKVEYSYEPNAVNYAITKLPSIVPHLETLTVYSTCERVNAPMVANKFLHLKDLDIYIGDDDDDEDVAIVYDYLSLISFLDACPALESFAMRVDQDDMKPDSVFWDASHIRQIPRQRHDKLQKVQVNGFRSAKSLFELTCHIIENATSLEILTLDCICIYGEENTVRCSASESGKCMPRSKVLEAHKALSIIKKYIVGRIPSAVKLNVGEPCSRCHAIDVELL; this is encoded by the exons ATGTCATTGCGTGATTCTGCCCGTTCAGCCTGTGTATCTAGCAC ATTTCTACGTTCTTGGAGATGCCACCCCATGCTCATTTTTAATGAGGAAACGCTAGGTTTGAAACAAAAGGAAGGCCAAAAGAGTGATATAGCAAAGGCTTTCACTAGAAGAGTTGACCAGATTCTAAGAAATCACTCAGGTGCCGGTGTGAAAATACTCAAACTTTTAATACGTGATTATTACAAGATCAATACTTGCCATCTCAATAGGTGGCTCGAAAACGCCATCACACCTGGTATTGAAGAAGTTGCCCTTATGCTATCTGCAAAACATAGAGCGAAGTACGAGTTCCCGTGCTCCATTTTACTTGATGGGCGTGGAAACTCTATTCGTTATCTTCGCCTCTCCTGTTGTACTGTGCGGCCGCCATTTGGATTTGATTGCTTGAGAAGCCTGACAAAGCTGCATCTATCTCAAGTGTGTATCACTGGGGATGAGTTAGGGTGTCTTGTTTCTAATTCTTTTGCTTTGGATGAGTTGGAACTAAAGTATTGCAACGAGCTAATCTGCCTGAAGATACCATTCTGTCTTGAACAGTTCAGCTGTCTGAGAGTATTTGAATGCAGCATGCTGCAGGTGATGGAGAGCACAGCTCCAAACCTCTCCACCGTTGACTTCATGGGTGAACCAGTACAGCTCATACTTGGAGAATCATCACGAGTAAAGAATCTGAAGGTGGAGTATTCATATGAGCCCAATGCTGTGAATTATGCCATTACCAAGCTTCCTTCCATTGTGCCACACCTTGAAACCCTTACTGTATACTCAACTTGTGAG AGGGTTAATGCACCGATGGTAGCTAACAAATTCCTCCACCTGAAGGACTTGGATATTTatattggtgatgatgatgacgatgaggaTGTTGCTATTGTCTATGATTATTTGTCCTTAATTTCATTTTTGGATGCTTGTCCTGCCTTAGAGAGTTTCGCCATGCGC GTGGATCAGGATGACATGAAGCCTGATTCCGTTTTTTGGGATGCCTCACATATAAGGCAGATTCCTAGACAGAGGCATGACAAGCTCCAGAAGGTGCAGGTGAATGGCTTCCGCTCAGCAAAAAGCTTGTTTGAGCTAACATGCCATATCATCGAGAATGCAACATCACTTGAAATTCTTACGCTGGACTGCATATGCATATATGGTGAGGAGAATACTGTTAGATGTTCTGCTAGCGAATCTGGTAAATGCATGCCCAGAAGTAAGGTATTGGAAGCACATAAAGCACTTAGCATCATCAAAAAATACATCGTGGGAAGAATCCCCTCCGCAGTTAAGTTAAATGTTGGGGAGCCTTGTAGCAGATGCCATGCTATAGATGTCGAGCTATTGTAA